In Deinococcus puniceus, one genomic interval encodes:
- a CDS encoding hydrogenase maturation nickel metallochaperone HypA/HybF: MHEASIALSLIAVATETMQEHGGGRITALTVRIGQWSAVVPEALQAAFPAAAEGTPLECARLSIVRVPGVGDCPTHGPVTLDLRRGLRCPVCDLPTPTLLQGDELELDELELD, translated from the coding sequence ATGCACGAAGCCTCTATCGCCCTGTCTTTAATCGCCGTTGCCACCGAAACCATGCAGGAACACGGCGGCGGGCGAATTACGGCGCTGACGGTCAGGATTGGGCAGTGGTCAGCGGTGGTGCCCGAAGCGTTACAGGCGGCCTTTCCTGCCGCCGCCGAGGGCACGCCACTAGAGTGCGCACGCCTGAGCATCGTGCGGGTGCCGGGTGTCGGAGACTGCCCCACGCACGGCCCCGTCACGTTGGACTTGCGGCGCGGCCTGCGCTGCCCGGTCTGCGATTTGCCCACGCCCACGCTGCTTCAGGGCGATGAACTGGAATTGGACGAACTGGAACTGGACTAA
- the hypB gene encoding hydrogenase nickel incorporation protein HypB, with protein sequence MTIAPRIVTVRRNILKDNDRVAAENRHTFQAAGVRAINLVSSPGAGKTALLERTLQDLRGQVSMAVAVGDLATDNDAARLRQWGAQAEQIVTGTICHLDASMVQQVLPRFDLAPLDVLFLENVGNLVCPSSYDLGEAARVVLISTTEGEDKPLKYPTMFNTADVVVITKMDIAEAVEFDLNLCRENIDRARPGVRVIELSSKRGVGLEPWFGFVRGELP encoded by the coding sequence ATGACCATTGCCCCCCGAATCGTGACTGTGCGCCGCAACATCCTGAAGGACAATGACCGCGTAGCCGCCGAAAACCGCCACACGTTTCAGGCAGCGGGCGTGCGGGCCATCAATCTGGTCTCTAGCCCCGGCGCAGGCAAAACGGCGCTGCTGGAACGGACGTTGCAAGACCTTCGAGGGCAAGTAAGCATGGCGGTGGCAGTAGGCGACCTCGCCACCGACAACGATGCGGCCCGGCTGAGGCAGTGGGGCGCTCAGGCCGAACAGATCGTAACGGGCACCATTTGCCACCTCGACGCCAGCATGGTGCAGCAGGTGTTGCCGCGCTTCGATTTGGCCCCGCTGGACGTGTTGTTTCTAGAAAATGTGGGCAATCTGGTCTGCCCCAGTTCCTACGATCTGGGCGAGGCAGCAAGAGTGGTGCTGATTTCCACCACCGAGGGCGAAGACAAGCCGCTGAAATATCCGACGATGTTCAATACCGCCGACGTAGTGGTGATTACCAAAATGGACATTGCCGAGGCGGTGGAATTTGACCTGAACCTCTGCCGCGAGAACATAGACCGCGCCCGGCCCGGCGTGCGGGTGATCGAACTGAGCAGCAAACGCGGCGTGGGGCTAGAGCCTTGGTTCGGATTCGTGCGGGGCGAGTTGCCCTGA
- the ureE gene encoding urease accessory protein UreE, with translation MVRIRAGRVALTRLTGLRRKVLASEQTKSVAASAHTVAVPMTALDRRRVRRRLTAPNGVELKLAFPTGTVLVPGSVLDSIDGLTYVVAAAPEDVAAVAPRSMSEAAKVAHAVGNLHRDFVEDQGVFLVLWDAPIELLLTRLGVPFSRQTRPFLGRSTWEHES, from the coding sequence TTGGTTCGGATTCGTGCGGGGCGAGTTGCCCTGACCCGCCTGACCGGATTACGGCGGAAGGTGTTGGCGAGCGAGCAGACCAAATCGGTGGCAGCCTCAGCCCACACCGTTGCCGTACCCATGACGGCCCTAGACCGCCGCCGGGTGCGCCGCCGCCTGACTGCGCCAAACGGGGTAGAACTGAAATTGGCCTTCCCCACTGGCACGGTCTTGGTTCCCGGCAGCGTGCTGGACAGCATTGACGGCTTGACCTACGTGGTGGCTGCCGCGCCGGAAGATGTGGCCGCCGTCGCGCCGCGCAGCATGAGTGAGGCCGCCAAAGTCGCCCACGCGGTAGGCAACCTGCACCGCGACTTCGTGGAAGATCAGGGTGTGTTTTTGGTGCTGTGGGACGCGCCGATAGAACTCCTGCTGACCCGGCTGGGCGTGCCATTTTCCCGCCAGACCCGGCCTTTTTTGGGGCGCAGCACTTGGGAGCATGAATCTTGA
- a CDS encoding urease accessory protein UreF: MSLPTLALLRLLQLSDSAFPTGAYAFSDGLETLTVRGEVRTATDLSAFLCGQLAHGWGRQDAPACALAWAATPTELTDLDTLLTDLKLVQGPREASLRVGANLRRAALHLWPQELADLPTTRHHATSFGVIAAALGVAQADAVGAYVSAWLLGRVTSATRLMKLGGLEAQRAARLAEDAAQTCVEAALHATPDDLGGFSPLLDMAAHEQAGLESRLFQT, encoded by the coding sequence TTGAGCCTGCCCACCCTTGCACTCCTCCGCCTGCTGCAACTCTCCGATTCGGCCTTTCCCACCGGGGCGTATGCCTTCAGCGACGGCCTAGAAACCCTGACGGTGCGCGGAGAGGTTCGCACGGCCACAGACCTCAGCGCCTTCTTGTGCGGGCAATTGGCACATGGCTGGGGCAGGCAAGACGCGCCCGCTTGTGCGCTGGCTTGGGCCGCGACACCCACTGAGTTAACTGATTTGGACACTCTCCTCACTGATCTGAAGCTGGTACAGGGGCCACGTGAGGCCAGCCTGCGCGTCGGGGCCAACCTGCGCCGCGCCGCGCTGCATCTCTGGCCGCAGGAATTGGCCGATTTGCCCACCACGCGCCACCACGCCACCAGTTTTGGAGTCATTGCTGCCGCGCTGGGCGTGGCTCAGGCCGATGCGGTGGGCGCGTATGTGAGCGCGTGGCTGCTGGGGCGCGTCACCTCGGCCACCCGGCTGATGAAACTGGGTGGGCTGGAGGCACAACGGGCCGCACGACTGGCAGAGGACGCGGCGCAAACGTGCGTTGAGGCCGCGCTGCACGCCACGCCTGATGATTTGGGCGGTTTCTCCCCACTGCTGGATATGGCCGCCCACGAGCAGGCGGGGCTAGAAAGTCGGCTGTTTCAGACTTGA